From Selenomonas ruminantium AC2024, a single genomic window includes:
- a CDS encoding Crp/Fnr family transcriptional regulator produces the protein MQVYHLDLHELPLFQGVPAAEVEQFIAATGAKIKRVGRGARILEAYEENRNIGVIVEGEAQVLAEDRFGNENVSHNLERGAMLGSTSAIMPQIPYDMAIEALTDVLVLWIPYQSLLTAGPKLGRTHGLVMKNLLEAFCRKNVLMMQKIKILSQKTLRERLILYLLYKEQRQGKARVHVPGRVQLAKELECNRSALTREISSMQTEGLLHTGEDWMELDAVKIAAMD, from the coding sequence ATGCAGGTTTATCATCTTGATTTGCATGAGCTGCCGCTGTTTCAGGGGGTGCCGGCAGCAGAGGTGGAGCAATTCATTGCGGCTACTGGTGCTAAGATAAAGCGGGTCGGCCGGGGCGCACGGATTTTGGAGGCTTATGAGGAAAACCGCAATATCGGTGTCATCGTGGAAGGTGAGGCTCAGGTATTGGCAGAAGACCGTTTCGGCAATGAAAATGTCAGCCATAATTTGGAGCGGGGAGCGATGCTTGGCAGCACTTCGGCCATTATGCCGCAGATTCCGTACGATATGGCCATTGAAGCTTTGACAGATGTGCTGGTGCTTTGGATTCCTTATCAGTCTTTGCTGACAGCGGGGCCGAAGCTGGGGCGCACACATGGTCTGGTCATGAAGAACCTTTTGGAGGCCTTTTGCCGCAAAAATGTGCTGATGATGCAGAAAATCAAGATTCTCTCGCAAAAGACGCTGCGGGAACGGTTGATTCTCTATCTGCTCTATAAGGAGCAGCGTCAGGGCAAAGCCCGTGTGCATGTGCCGGGACGGGTGCAACTGGCCAAGGAGCTGGAATGCAACCGTAGCGCACTGACCCGTGAAATCAGCAGCATGCAGACGGAAGGGCTCCTGCACACCGGTGAGGATTGGATGGAATTGGATGCCGTAAAGATTGCGGCGATGGACTAA
- the ccsA gene encoding cytochrome c biogenesis protein CcsA encodes MVGVISLALTLLLSLGAVLCFAWGSEAWQRRGRILMGLSSAFAAVASIYLLILILSNRFDIAYVANYSAIELSLMYKISAFWAGQQGSFLLWLLIHAAAGFYLLKKHALPAAGLAVYMALQALLTVLVMAKSPFVPNPNVVENGIGLNPLLQDPWMAVHPPIIFVGYALLAVPFVYGAAALITGQQAKDWLPAARRWALIAWSFLGAGIFIGGYWAYKVLGWGGFWGWDPVENSSLVPWLVAGVYLHVLKAAQIRPAVITMVHLAGIFAYGLVIYGTFLTRSGILGDFSVHSFAGDSIGMSIAVVNAIVLLAGLLLLMAKAGSLPKGEYYPSYDSREFLLLLGALLMVFVSAIVFLGMSMPLLTQLLGKPAAVDTDFYVRTTMPLAIAMLLVISCALLRGYGQGKVLASGMPLLILGLLGAGIAYLAGVRQVLPCLLAAASLLAVGAAVLAWRKSGLRTGGAVAHIGLGLACLAFVLAGSGSQSHNQELQVGESYTVFGHEIRYQGQEFADGNKEKYYVYQVDGQEVRALTKLHANGEDAAREPAIAKGLGGDVYLAPTPPKDKDRMEMILKQGHMGMDDVLAYRFEEAAMEQQADGTMLVTAKVGVTDGNTIEEAELQLTATKDGATSKPVEVFNGQRRLRLTGITQSGRQIRLESMPALTAELSQPVTTSISVKPCIWLLWLGAVLVCVGTMWAAKQK; translated from the coding sequence TTGGTTGGTGTTATTTCGTTAGCGTTAACCCTGTTATTATCACTCGGGGCAGTGCTCTGCTTTGCCTGGGGGAGTGAGGCTTGGCAAAGACGCGGGCGCATCCTGATGGGCTTATCTTCTGCCTTTGCGGCCGTGGCCAGCATTTATCTGCTTATCTTGATTCTGAGTAATCGGTTTGATATTGCCTATGTGGCCAATTATTCGGCGATAGAACTGTCACTGATGTATAAGATTTCCGCCTTTTGGGCAGGTCAGCAGGGCTCGTTTTTGCTTTGGCTGCTGATTCATGCGGCAGCAGGTTTTTATCTGCTTAAGAAGCATGCTTTGCCTGCGGCTGGGCTGGCCGTGTATATGGCTTTGCAGGCACTCCTTACGGTGCTGGTCATGGCGAAAAGTCCCTTTGTGCCCAATCCAAACGTGGTAGAAAATGGCATTGGCCTCAATCCGCTTCTGCAGGACCCGTGGATGGCGGTTCATCCGCCCATCATCTTTGTCGGTTATGCGCTGTTGGCAGTGCCTTTTGTCTATGGGGCGGCGGCCCTTATCACGGGGCAGCAGGCCAAAGACTGGCTGCCGGCGGCGCGGCGTTGGGCGCTTATCGCCTGGAGTTTTTTGGGCGCAGGCATTTTTATCGGCGGCTATTGGGCTTATAAGGTTTTAGGCTGGGGCGGCTTCTGGGGCTGGGACCCCGTGGAAAATTCCTCGCTGGTGCCCTGGCTTGTGGCAGGCGTCTATCTGCATGTGCTGAAGGCCGCGCAGATTCGTCCGGCGGTCATTACCATGGTGCATCTGGCGGGGATTTTCGCCTATGGGCTGGTCATTTATGGCACTTTCTTGACCCGCAGCGGCATATTGGGCGATTTTTCTGTGCATTCCTTCGCCGGGGACAGCATTGGCATGAGCATTGCGGTGGTCAATGCCATTGTGCTGCTCGCAGGGCTGTTATTGCTTATGGCTAAGGCGGGCAGCCTGCCCAAGGGTGAATATTATCCTTCCTATGACAGCAGGGAGTTTCTCCTGCTCTTGGGCGCTTTACTGATGGTCTTTGTCAGCGCGATTGTCTTTTTGGGTATGTCCATGCCGCTCCTCACGCAGCTGTTGGGAAAACCTGCGGCGGTGGATACGGATTTTTATGTGCGGACGACCATGCCTCTGGCGATTGCCATGCTTTTGGTTATCAGCTGTGCGCTGCTGCGCGGCTATGGTCAGGGAAAAGTTCTGGCCTCCGGCATGCCGTTGCTTATTTTGGGGCTGCTCGGTGCAGGGATAGCTTATCTTGCCGGTGTGCGGCAGGTCTTGCCCTGCCTGCTGGCCGCAGCTTCGTTGCTGGCGGTAGGTGCGGCTGTTCTTGCCTGGCGCAAGTCGGGGCTGCGGACAGGTGGTGCCGTGGCACATATTGGCTTGGGACTTGCCTGTCTGGCCTTTGTGCTGGCCGGCTCGGGCAGTCAGTCACATAACCAGGAACTGCAGGTGGGTGAAAGTTATACGGTATTTGGCCACGAAATCCGCTATCAGGGACAGGAATTTGCGGATGGCAATAAGGAAAAATATTATGTGTATCAGGTGGACGGGCAGGAAGTCCGCGCCCTGACCAAACTTCATGCCAATGGTGAAGATGCAGCCCGTGAACCAGCCATTGCCAAGGGGCTGGGCGGTGATGTTTATCTGGCGCCCACGCCGCCCAAGGACAAGGACCGCATGGAAATGATTTTGAAGCAGGGCCATATGGGTATGGATGATGTGCTGGCGTACCGCTTTGAAGAAGCGGCGATGGAACAGCAGGCCGATGGCACCATGCTGGTGACGGCCAAGGTCGGGGTGACGGATGGCAATACGATTGAAGAAGCAGAGCTGCAGCTGACCGCGACCAAAGACGGCGCCACATCAAAGCCTGTTGAGGTCTTTAACGGTCAAAGGCGTTTGCGCCTGACGGGGATTACCCAAAGCGGCAGACAGATTCGTCTGGAAAGTATGCCTGCGCTTACGGCAGAACTCAGCCAGCCGGTGACGACGAGCATCAGCGTAAAGCCTTGTATTTGGCTCTTGTGGCTAGGAGCCGTGCTGGTCTGCGTGGGAACCATGTGGGCGGCAAAACAAAAATAG
- a CDS encoding cytochrome c maturation protein CcmE, translating into MRKIILAVLLLAFVGYAGWSFMDAVTPYVGIAEAQKSTGSVQVKGLLAKNAPAPHMEGDLFVFTLQDEDTGETMLVHYHGTKPDQFDEAHHIVAIGKYQGTAFESQKLLIKCPSKYEQQKQK; encoded by the coding sequence ATGCGCAAAATAATCCTGGCTGTACTGCTGCTGGCCTTTGTGGGGTATGCCGGCTGGAGCTTTATGGATGCGGTCACGCCCTATGTGGGCATTGCTGAGGCGCAAAAGAGTACGGGCAGCGTGCAGGTAAAGGGGCTGCTCGCGAAAAATGCGCCGGCTCCGCATATGGAGGGAGATTTGTTCGTCTTTACCCTGCAGGATGAGGATACGGGCGAAACCATGCTCGTGCATTATCATGGGACGAAGCCTGACCAATTTGATGAAGCCCATCATATTGTAGCCATCGGCAAATATCAGGGTACGGCGTTTGAGTCGCAAAAGCTGCTGATTAAATGTCCGTCCAAATACGAACAGCAGAAGCAAAAGTGA
- a CDS encoding ABC transporter permease → MNKKFQWDFWAWITLLSIVVFGLFLMYPLFSLFASAFQDAMTGEFTMENFTHFFDRKYYYQSMINSFSVTTCVTVLAVIIGTALAYFMTLFKVRGKNIVEICIIISLLSPPFIGAYSWILIGGRSGILTQWLAGMGIDFPSIYGFAGILLVLTLKLYPFIYLYVAGAMKNIDSALIEAAESLGCSGIKKVVTIMLPLITPTILAGALMVFMNAMADFGTPMLIGEGFNVMPVMIYSEFINEVGDQANFAAAMAAIMVLITSTIFMLQKYVVNKKSFTMSSLRPLPVGEMTGIKNVIMHLCIYVLVALSMIPQLVVIYTSFLKTNGSIFVDGYSLDSYRTIFESLGTAITNTYLYSTAAMAMIVFLGMTVAYLTTRKKSWLTDVIDTLTMFPYIIPGSVLGITLLLAFNDEPMLLSGTAIIIIISLVIRRLPYTLRSSSAILYQLSPSLEEASISLGASPLKTFFKVTAVMMLPGVMSGAIISWITAINELSSSVILFTGATKTMSVAIYTEVIRASYGTAAALSTILTLTTITAMVIFFKVSGRRDVTL, encoded by the coding sequence ATGAATAAGAAATTCCAATGGGACTTCTGGGCGTGGATAACCCTGCTCTCCATTGTGGTCTTTGGCTTATTCCTGATGTATCCGCTGTTCTCCCTGTTTGCCAGCGCCTTCCAGGATGCCATGACCGGGGAGTTCACGATGGAGAACTTCACCCACTTCTTCGACAGGAAGTATTATTACCAATCCATGATTAACAGCTTCAGCGTCACGACCTGCGTGACGGTGCTGGCCGTGATTATCGGTACGGCTCTGGCTTACTTTATGACGCTGTTCAAGGTGCGGGGCAAGAATATTGTGGAAATCTGCATCATCATTTCCTTGCTCTCGCCGCCGTTTATCGGTGCGTATTCGTGGATTTTGATTGGCGGCCGCAGCGGCATTTTGACGCAATGGCTGGCGGGCATGGGGATTGATTTCCCGTCCATCTATGGCTTTGCGGGGATTTTGCTCGTATTGACATTGAAGCTCTATCCCTTTATCTATCTCTATGTGGCCGGGGCCATGAAAAATATCGACTCGGCACTGATTGAGGCGGCGGAAAGTCTGGGCTGCAGCGGCATCAAGAAGGTTGTCACGATTATGCTGCCGCTGATTACGCCGACGATTCTCGCCGGTGCCTTGATGGTGTTTATGAATGCGATGGCGGACTTCGGTACGCCAATGCTGATTGGCGAAGGCTTTAACGTCATGCCGGTCATGATTTATTCCGAGTTCATCAACGAAGTGGGCGACCAGGCCAACTTCGCGGCGGCCATGGCGGCGATTATGGTGCTCATAACCTCGACCATCTTTATGCTGCAGAAATATGTGGTCAATAAGAAGTCCTTTACCATGAGTTCTTTGCGGCCGCTGCCGGTGGGGGAAATGACGGGAATTAAGAACGTCATCATGCATCTGTGCATTTATGTGCTCGTGGCGCTCTCGATGATTCCGCAGCTTGTGGTTATCTATACTTCGTTCCTCAAGACCAATGGTTCCATCTTTGTGGATGGCTACTCTTTGGACAGCTACCGTACGATTTTCGAATCCCTGGGTACGGCTATTACCAATACGTACCTTTACAGTACGGCAGCGATGGCGATGATTGTGTTCCTGGGCATGACGGTGGCTTACCTGACCACCCGCAAAAAGAGCTGGCTTACGGATGTCATTGATACCTTGACCATGTTCCCGTATATCATTCCGGGTTCGGTCTTAGGTATTACCCTGCTCCTGGCCTTTAACGATGAGCCCATGCTTTTGTCTGGCACGGCGATTATCATCATCATTTCGCTGGTTATCCGCCGTTTGCCTTATACACTGCGTTCCAGCTCTGCGATTCTCTATCAGTTGAGTCCCAGCCTGGAGGAGGCTTCCATCAGCTTGGGGGCATCGCCCCTCAAGACCTTCTTCAAGGTCACGGCGGTGATGATGCTGCCCGGTGTCATGAGCGGGGCGATTATCTCCTGGATTACGGCCATCAATGAACTGAGTTCTTCGGTAATCCTGTTCACAGGCGCCACGAAAACCATGTCGGTAGCCATCTACACCGAGGTTATCCGCGCCAGCTACGGCACAGCGGCAGCCCTGTCCACGATTCTTACGTTAACGACCATCACGGCCATGGTTATCTTCTTCAAGGTATCCGGCCGCCGCGATGTTACGTTATAA
- a CDS encoding ABC transporter ATP-binding protein: MMTIEFSEVSQSFHGRQIFGPLSAKLHSGRITAVTGCNGSGKSTFLKLAGHLLLPTKGEVTVSADDGVLKQAELREHLAMVTPELRFYDRLTARENMDFFLGLRGISLADATYRQLLERVELSFKAANAAYTGEFSTGMRQRLKMAVLLAAQADIWLLDEPGANLDEAGRAMVAREVRVAAQQNVLVVLATNDPGEEALADEIIALAGD, from the coding sequence ATGATGACAATAGAATTTAGCGAGGTCAGCCAGTCCTTTCATGGACGGCAGATATTTGGCCCGTTGAGCGCTAAACTGCATAGCGGCCGAATTACAGCCGTTACTGGCTGCAATGGCAGCGGCAAATCCACCTTTTTGAAGCTGGCTGGGCACCTGCTGTTGCCGACCAAGGGCGAGGTCACGGTTAGTGCTGATGATGGCGTATTGAAACAGGCAGAACTGCGTGAGCATTTGGCTATGGTAACGCCGGAATTGCGTTTTTACGACCGCCTGACCGCGCGGGAAAATATGGATTTTTTTCTAGGGCTGCGGGGGATTTCGCTTGCGGATGCGACTTATCGGCAGCTTTTGGAGCGGGTTGAACTATCCTTTAAGGCTGCGAATGCGGCCTATACCGGGGAGTTTTCCACGGGGATGCGGCAGCGGCTGAAAATGGCGGTGCTGCTGGCCGCGCAGGCGGATATCTGGCTGCTCGATGAACCGGGGGCCAACCTTGATGAAGCCGGTCGGGCGATGGTGGCCCGCGAGGTGAGGGTGGCAGCTCAGCAGAATGTACTGGTGGTGCTCGCCACAAATGACCCCGGAGAGGAGGCGCTGGCAGATGAAATCATCGCTTTGGCCGGGGATTAA
- a CDS encoding heme exporter protein CcmB, giving the protein MKSSLWPGIKLVFTKEFTLGLRFKAAWWAMLMFALTTLACVSMALQGAPLEPKLAAALLWIILFFASMAGADRSFADEDMAGTLPTLKLYGAAQMVLWGKLLYTGFLLLCLTVFIAPLFLLLTGAEVVLGGVFLGTLLLGTLGISAAGTLIAALTCGAQVKSGLFSILMLPVILPVFLPAIFLTAGALGGGSAPLSYLIGMALYDGVLLMGASVLFDYLWYED; this is encoded by the coding sequence ATGAAATCATCGCTTTGGCCGGGGATTAAACTGGTCTTTACCAAGGAATTTACATTAGGCCTGCGCTTTAAGGCCGCCTGGTGGGCGATGCTGATGTTTGCGCTGACCACGCTGGCCTGCGTCAGCATGGCGCTGCAGGGAGCACCGTTAGAGCCGAAACTTGCGGCGGCGCTTCTCTGGATTATTTTGTTCTTTGCGTCCATGGCCGGAGCAGACCGGAGCTTTGCCGATGAGGATATGGCGGGTACGTTGCCCACGCTGAAACTGTATGGGGCGGCACAGATGGTGCTATGGGGCAAGCTGCTCTATACGGGCTTTCTCTTGCTGTGTCTGACGGTTTTTATTGCGCCCTTGTTTTTATTGCTGACGGGGGCCGAGGTGGTGCTGGGAGGCGTATTCTTGGGGACGCTGCTGCTCGGCACGCTCGGCATCTCTGCGGCGGGCACACTTATTGCGGCGCTTACCTGCGGAGCACAGGTCAAAAGCGGCCTCTTTTCCATCCTGATGCTGCCGGTCATCCTGCCGGTGTTTTTGCCGGCCATCTTTCTGACGGCAGGAGCGCTGGGCGGTGGTTCAGCGCCTCTAAGTTATCTTATCGGGATGGCGCTTTACGATGGCGTTTTGCTTATGGGGGCGTCGGTGCTCTTTGATTATCTTTGGTATGAGGATTAG
- a CDS encoding ABC transporter substrate-binding protein has product MKLKKWIAGLLGAAMLTTCFAGCGGGGEQKDAAKSAGSDENKVVIYCPHPLAFINPLVEEFEKQSGVKVEVVAAGTGELLKRVESEKSNPLADIFWGGSLSTMKPKAALFEEYRSANEDHVQKAFKNEEGSITRFTDIPSVIMINTNLIGDVKVEGYEDLLNPALKGRIAFADPSKSSSSYEHLINMLYAMGNGDPDKGWDYVTKLAKNLDGKLLSGSSAVYKGVADGEYAVGLTFEEGGAKYVADGAPVKLVYMKEGVISKPDGIYIIKNAKHMENAKKFIDFITSKEAQTLITQKLHRRSVRDDVAAPVGLLPKAEIKSITDNEEVVNKNKKAWLDKFKDIFTSVQ; this is encoded by the coding sequence ATGAAGCTGAAAAAATGGATTGCCGGCCTGTTGGGCGCGGCGATGCTCACCACCTGTTTTGCCGGTTGTGGCGGCGGCGGGGAACAGAAGGATGCGGCAAAGAGTGCCGGCAGTGACGAAAACAAGGTCGTCATCTACTGTCCGCATCCGCTGGCCTTTATCAATCCGCTGGTGGAGGAATTTGAGAAACAGAGCGGTGTCAAGGTTGAAGTTGTGGCCGCAGGTACGGGCGAGCTCTTAAAACGTGTGGAATCGGAAAAGAGCAATCCGCTGGCTGACATCTTCTGGGGCGGTTCCCTTTCGACCATGAAGCCGAAAGCAGCGCTCTTTGAGGAATATCGTTCCGCTAATGAAGACCATGTACAGAAGGCATTCAAGAATGAAGAAGGTTCCATCACCCGCTTCACGGATATCCCCAGTGTTATCATGATTAACACGAACCTCATTGGGGATGTGAAGGTGGAAGGTTATGAAGACCTGCTGAATCCGGCGCTCAAAGGCCGTATCGCTTTTGCTGACCCGTCTAAATCTTCTTCTTCCTACGAACATCTGATTAATATGCTCTATGCCATGGGCAATGGCGACCCCGACAAAGGCTGGGATTATGTGACGAAGCTGGCCAAGAATCTCGATGGCAAGCTGCTGTCCGGTTCCTCTGCTGTTTATAAAGGTGTAGCTGATGGTGAATATGCTGTAGGCCTGACCTTTGAAGAAGGCGGCGCTAAATACGTGGCTGACGGTGCGCCGGTTAAGCTGGTTTACATGAAGGAAGGCGTTATCTCCAAGCCGGACGGCATTTACATCATCAAGAATGCGAAGCATATGGAAAATGCCAAGAAGTTCATCGACTTCATCACCAGCAAAGAAGCACAGACCCTCATCACGCAGAAACTCCATCGCCGCAGCGTCCGCGATGACGTAGCAGCACCGGTAGGCCTGCTGCCGAAGGCTGAAATCAAATCCATCACGGATAATGAAGAAGTGGTGAATAAGAACAAGAAGGCATGGCTGGATAAGTTCAAAGATATCTTTACCAGCGTGCAGTAA
- the ccsA gene encoding cytochrome c biogenesis protein CcsA codes for MRAILGLLTLLVLGLVFFVVPPAEGLGYYVRLAFFHIPVAWVAVLAFFISAFEGGRFLQKGEMMADAKSAAAAQLGFFFVILATVSGAVFSKLTWGAYWNWDPRQTTIFVLLLIYGAYLTLRGAMPAGRKRAKAAAVYALFSFLTVPFLVFIIPRLYFSLHPSPVINGSGLAMDTVMLIVLIAALVDVTGIFYGLYKWQVKRLLAEEVDVCAK; via the coding sequence ATGAGGGCGATACTCGGCTTGCTGACCTTGTTGGTTTTGGGGCTGGTGTTTTTTGTGGTGCCGCCGGCAGAAGGTTTGGGCTACTATGTGCGGCTGGCCTTTTTTCATATTCCCGTGGCCTGGGTCGCGGTACTGGCCTTTTTTATCAGCGCCTTTGAGGGCGGGCGTTTTTTGCAAAAAGGAGAAATGATGGCCGATGCTAAAAGTGCCGCGGCGGCACAGCTGGGCTTTTTCTTTGTGATTTTAGCCACAGTGAGCGGTGCGGTTTTCTCCAAGCTCACCTGGGGGGCGTATTGGAACTGGGACCCACGGCAGACGACGATTTTTGTTCTGTTGCTGATTTATGGGGCCTATCTTACCCTGCGGGGCGCGATGCCGGCAGGGCGCAAGCGGGCGAAAGCGGCGGCGGTCTATGCGTTGTTTTCCTTTTTGACGGTGCCGTTTTTGGTGTTCATCATTCCGCGGCTTTATTTTTCCCTGCATCCGTCGCCGGTCATTAATGGCTCGGGGCTGGCTATGGATACGGTGATGCTTATCGTGCTCATAGCGGCGCTCGTGGATGTGACGGGAATTTTTTACGGGCTGTATAAGTGGCAGGTTAAAAGGCTTTTGGCAGAGGAGGTAGACGTATGCGCAAAATAA
- a CDS encoding ammonia-forming cytochrome c nitrite reductase subunit c552, with translation MSKLQKILAGIVAVCALFFGFVVVRLGAAPNDDSVKLAKISHENYAHLGKEAYKEAYPLEYNSYMKNNQGGESPTGYGGSDPGKSYIEMQPEIKENFKGYKFSVQYDVARGHTWAGVDQINSQRIPPQKGNCIVCKGSWMYDKWYKESGWDFASLPFAEATPPYTNKDTVEGTDLYMGCSTCHDPDTMELRVYQQGFVESMALKGIDISKASHNEMRGYVCGQCHNEYYFMAEDGRVRHPFIAGWEPEEQFKFYQTQSEQLGAFKQDWLHPDSKTPMLKAQHPDFEIWTTSVHADAGVTCVDCHMPYMRENGQKYTSHWMTSPLKTIEASCLKCHDESKETLIARVKTIHDNNFKLQRIAGQTVAKAHLAVKAAMDAGATDEQLAPVRLKLREAQWYWDWVAAENGNGFHNPDKCMRISGEAIDLAHQVIQDANALAKGSL, from the coding sequence TTGAGTAAGCTGCAAAAAATTCTAGCAGGGATTGTGGCCGTCTGTGCGCTGTTCTTCGGCTTCGTGGTGGTGCGTCTGGGGGCAGCACCCAATGATGACAGCGTAAAATTGGCCAAGATATCCCATGAAAATTATGCCCATTTGGGTAAGGAAGCCTATAAAGAGGCTTATCCGTTGGAATACAATTCCTATATGAAAAACAATCAGGGCGGGGAAAGCCCCACCGGTTATGGCGGCAGTGACCCGGGAAAATCCTATATCGAAATGCAGCCGGAAATCAAGGAGAATTTCAAAGGCTATAAATTCTCGGTACAGTACGATGTGGCTCGTGGACACACTTGGGCAGGCGTTGACCAGATAAATTCTCAGCGCATCCCGCCGCAGAAGGGCAACTGCATTGTCTGCAAAGGTTCCTGGATGTATGACAAATGGTATAAGGAAAGTGGTTGGGATTTTGCCAGCCTGCCCTTTGCCGAGGCAACGCCGCCTTATACCAATAAGGATACCGTGGAAGGCACAGACCTGTATATGGGCTGTTCTACCTGTCATGACCCGGATACCATGGAACTGCGCGTTTATCAGCAGGGCTTTGTTGAGTCCATGGCGCTGAAGGGCATCGATATCAGCAAGGCATCCCATAATGAAATGCGGGGCTATGTCTGCGGTCAGTGCCATAACGAGTATTACTTTATGGCCGAAGATGGACGGGTGCGTCATCCCTTTATTGCCGGCTGGGAACCGGAAGAACAGTTCAAGTTCTATCAGACCCAGAGTGAACAGCTGGGCGCTTTCAAGCAGGATTGGCTCCATCCCGATTCCAAGACGCCGATGCTCAAGGCGCAGCATCCGGACTTTGAAATCTGGACCACCAGCGTCCATGCTGATGCCGGTGTGACCTGTGTGGACTGCCATATGCCCTATATGCGGGAAAACGGTCAGAAATACACCTCGCATTGGATGACCAGCCCCTTAAAGACAATCGAAGCATCCTGCCTCAAGTGCCATGATGAGAGCAAGGAAACACTGATTGCTCGGGTGAAGACCATCCATGACAATAACTTCAAACTGCAGCGCATTGCCGGACAGACGGTAGCCAAAGCGCATCTGGCCGTAAAGGCCGCCATGGATGCCGGTGCTACCGATGAACAACTGGCACCTGTACGGCTGAAACTGCGTGAAGCACAGTGGTATTGGGACTGGGTAGCTGCGGAAAATGGCAACGGCTTCCATAATCCGGACAAGTGCATGCGCATCAGCGGTGAAGCGATTGATTTGGCACATCAGGTAATTCAGGATGCCAATGCTTTGGCAAAAGGAAGCTTGTAA
- a CDS encoding ABC transporter ATP-binding protein: MSVAITADKVVKRYGDLTIIPQLSQNIKNGEFFTLLGPSGCGKTTLLRMIAGFNSIEGGQIRFNDQVINDIPAHKRNIGMVFQSYAIFPHLTVRENVEYGLKLRNMPKDEMKAKVDKILDVVQITEYQDRLPERLSGGQQQRVALARAIVIHPSVLLMDEPLSNLDAKLRVEMRSAIREVQKQVGITTVYVTHDQEEALAISDRIAVMKKGVIQQTASPHTIYTRPYNVFVATFIGHSNLFKGRIEESGGSKAVVFADGFVLPMNTLSEEGKIGDDVTIAVRPEEFSICGEGQGVKCTIKTKVFLGKYITYGLEFPEDMLVPDQPAIEFSQDLGHAERVLEIGDTVYLKPNAAKINVFRADGSKSLMEGVVENE; the protein is encoded by the coding sequence ATGAGTGTTGCCATTACGGCGGATAAGGTGGTTAAGCGGTATGGGGATTTGACGATTATCCCGCAGCTTTCCCAGAATATAAAAAATGGAGAGTTCTTCACTCTTTTGGGGCCGTCAGGCTGTGGCAAGACGACGCTCCTGCGCATGATTGCCGGGTTTAACAGCATTGAGGGCGGGCAGATTCGCTTCAATGACCAGGTGATTAACGACATTCCGGCGCACAAGCGCAATATCGGCATGGTGTTCCAGAGTTATGCGATTTTCCCCCATCTGACGGTGCGGGAAAATGTCGAGTATGGTCTGAAACTCCGCAATATGCCGAAGGACGAGATGAAGGCCAAAGTCGATAAGATTCTCGATGTGGTGCAGATTACGGAATATCAGGACAGGCTTCCTGAAAGGCTTTCCGGCGGTCAGCAGCAGCGTGTGGCGCTGGCCCGTGCCATCGTCATTCATCCGAGTGTGCTCTTGATGGATGAACCGCTGTCGAACCTCGATGCCAAGCTGCGTGTGGAGATGCGCTCGGCTATCCGTGAGGTGCAGAAACAGGTGGGCATTACGACCGTTTACGTTACTCACGACCAGGAAGAAGCACTGGCGATTTCCGATAGAATTGCAGTTATGAAGAAGGGCGTGATTCAGCAGACGGCTTCGCCGCATACGATTTACACCCGTCCTTACAATGTGTTCGTGGCAACCTTTATCGGTCACTCCAATCTCTTCAAAGGCCGCATTGAGGAAAGCGGCGGCAGCAAGGCCGTGGTCTTTGCGGATGGTTTTGTCCTGCCCATGAATACCCTCAGTGAAGAAGGAAAAATCGGCGATGATGTAACCATTGCCGTACGGCCCGAAGAATTTTCCATCTGCGGCGAAGGTCAGGGCGTGAAGTGCACCATCAAGACCAAGGTTTTCCTGGGCAAGTACATCACCTATGGGCTGGAGTTCCCCGAGGATATGCTGGTGCCTGACCAGCCCGCCATTGAATTCAGTCAGGATTTGGGACACGCAGAGCGCGTTTTGGAAATCGGTGACACGGTTTACCTCAAACCCAACGCGGCGAAAATCAACGTGTTCCGGGCAGACGGCTCCAAGAGTCTGATGGAAGGTGTGGTGGAAAATGAATAA